In Ferrimicrobium sp., the DNA window CTGTTGCGTGATCTCGTCGGTGCTTACAAGGAGCTCGTCGCCCACGAAACTGGACAGCCGTTTCCCCAGGATCCGAGGGTCCAGATTTATGGTGCGATCGAAGCCGTGTTCGGGTCGTGGAACGGACCGAGAGCGATCGCCTACCGAGAGCGCGAAGGTATCGATCATCGCCTAGGGACGGCCGTCAACGTGCAAGCGATGGTCTTTGGAAACCGGGATAACAACTCTGGAACCGGCGTTGGATTCACAAGAGATCCTGCCACCGGCCAGCAGGGTGTTTATGGTGACTTCCTGGTGAACGCCCAAGGTGAGGACGTGGTCGCCGGTGTGCGCATCACCGAGCCTCTTGCAGACCTCGAAGGGCATTTTCCAGCGGTGTTTCACGAGTTGATGGAGATCTTCGAGCGCCTCGAGCTCCACTATCGCGATATGTGTGACGTCGAGTTCACGGTAGAACAGGGCAAGCTATGGATGTTGCAGACGCGAGTTGGTAAACGGACCGGCATGGCTGCTCTGCGGATGGCGGTCGCCATGACCAACGAGGGCGACATCAAACTGAGCCGTGAGGAGGCACTGCTTCGCGTCTCGCCGGACCATCTCGATCAGCTCCTGCACCCGCAGTTTGCGACCTCCAAGTACGACGTCATCACCACCGGTCTTGGGGCCTCGCCAGGAGCAGCGGTCGGTAAGGTCTACTTCACCTCTGATGACGCGGTACTTGCCCATGAGCGCGGTGAGGATGTGATACTGGTTCGCAAGGAGACCTCGCCTGATGACATCCATGGCATGCTGGCTTCGAATGGGATTCTCACCAGCCGTGGCGGCCTGGTGTCACATGCAGCTGTTGTCGCCCGCGGTTGGGGTAAGCCAGCTGTCGTTGGGGCCGACCAGTTGGTCTTTGAGAACGACACCGTCTCCATTGGAGACCTTGTGATTCGAGAGGGTGACGAAATTTCTATTGATGGCACGGCTGGAACGGTTGCCCTGGGTCGGCTGCCGTTGCAGGTAGCCGAGCCTCCCCAGGAGCTTGAGCTGCTGTTGCAATGGGCGGATGAGTTGGCCGACGGTCACATGACGGTGCGAGCCAACGCGGATTCTGGACCGGATGCTGCGATTGCCCGTCGCTTTGGTGCCCAAGGGATCGGGCTTTGCCGTACTGAGCACATGTTTCTCGCCGAGGATCGACTGCCTATCGTTCGTCGAATGATTCTCGCTGATACTCCAGAGAACGAGACGCGAGCCTTGGAGGAGCTTCGTGTCGCCCAGCGCGCGGACTTCCTCCAGATTCTTGAAGCGATGGATGGACTTCCAGTCACCGTCCGACTCCTGGATCCACCGTTGCACGAGTTCTTGCCAGACATCGATGCATTACTCATCAAGGAGAGCAAAGGGTCGCTCACGGCTGAGGATGAGAAGATGCTTGAGGCCGCTAAGACCTGGCGGGAGTTTAACCCAATGCTCGGCGTGCGTGGAGTCCGTCTCGGGGTCCTGAAGCCGGGACTCTATACCATGCAAGTGCGAGCGTTGCTTGAGGCGGCTATGGAGCGAAAGCGTGCCGGAGGAAGTCCCCATGTCGAGGTGATGATTCCATTGACGATCTCGAAGCAGGAGTTGGCCTATGCACACGCTTGGGCTGAGGAGGCACTCGCTGAGCTCGGCGCAGATGACGACCTTGATGTGCTCTTTGGGACGATGATCGAGACTCCTCGCGCGGCCTTGATGGCGATGGAGATCGCCGAGATCGCTGAGTTCTTCTCCTTCGGAACCAATGACTTGACCCAACTCACGTATGGATTCTCGCGTGACGATGTTGAGAGCAAGCTCATGCCGATCTACTTGGCTCAGGGACTCTTACCGTCGAACCCATTCAAGGTGGTGGATGCCGAAGGAGTGGTAGAGCTCATGAATATCGCGGTCAAGCGTGCACGATCGACCCGACCAGACATCAAGCTTGGAGTTTGCGGTGAGCATGGTGGCGATGCTGAGTCGATCGCAAGTTTCGTCAAACTCGGGCTCGATTATGTGAGCTGTTCGCCGTATCGGGTACCGATTGCCCGACTCGCTGTTGCTCAGTCGCTCATTCGTGAGGGTGCTAGCCTGTAGGTAGGCGCTACTGAGGGAAGGAGCTCGTTGAGTGGGTTACTCTGAGCTTGATATTCGGCGGGTCTTAGACGCCACTGATATCGTTGCCCTCGTGGGATCCACGGTTGCCCTTAAGCGTGTTGGGCGGCGATACGTCGGGCTCTGCCCGTTCCATCAGGAGCACACCGGTTCGTTCTCGGTGAACGGTGAGGATGGCGTCTACTACTGTTTCGGATGTCATGCCAAGGGTGATGCGATCACCTTCGTTCGAGAGACACAGGGTGTTGATTTCGTCGAGGCACTGGAGTACCTGGCGGATCGCGCTCATGTGGTGATTGAGGCGACGCAAGGCGCGCCGGCTGACCGCAACCTCAAGACACGTCTCTTCAACGGTTATGAACGCCTCGCCCAGTGGTATCAAGCCCAGTTGCTGGATCCATTGCGCGGTGAGGACGCCAGGACCTATCTCAGTGAACGGGGCATCGGGGCTGAAGCGATTCGCGCTTTTGGTCTTGGTCTCTCGCCGAGCCGTGTTCAGCTCCCGATCGCACGGTTGGGCATCGAACCTGATGATTGGGAGGAGGGAGGATTCGGCTATCGCGACCAGCACGGTTCCCTTGTCGATCACATGCGTGCACGGATCACCTTCCCAATCCGCGACACCACTGGGCGAGTCGTCGGTTTTGGCGGGCGGATCCTTCCCCAAGAGCTGGAACGGCTTGATGGCAAGGCGGCAAAGTACAAGAACTCTTCGGAGTCGCCAATCTATAGAAAGCGCCGAACCCTCTATAACCTCGATCGGGCTCGAAACGCAATTGTCGATCGGGGCGTGGTGATCGTCTGTGAGGGCTATACCGATGTTATCGCCCTTGATGGGATCGGGATTGCGAATGTGATCGCGACCTGTGGTACTGCATTCTCGGAGGAGCACCTCGATGTCGTGCGGCGGTTCGCGAGACGGATCATCTTGTTTTTTGACGCTGATGCCGCCGGCCAAAGTGCGACGGAACGGCTATGGGCCGAGGAGGAGAGTCGAGGCGTCATTTTTGATGTCGCGACGCTCCCAGACGGTCTTGATCCAGCTGATGCTGCTCTGCGCGACCCGGAGTTGGTGTATGAGGCGTTACGGTGCGCGATCCCTATCATGCGCTTTCGACTTGAACGTCTCTTGGGGCGGGGAGATCTCGGCTCGGTTGAAGATCGTTCGCGGGTTGCTCGCGAGGCACTGGCGATGGTTGAGCGGCACCCTAATCACCTGATTCGAGGGGAGTACGTCGCGATGATTGCCGATGGGACGGGTTTCTCGGTTTCAGAACTCGTGGCTCAGCTCCCCAAAGACTCGCGTCCGCGGGCCCTCGTCGAGTCGGCCGATGAGGCAGTCGTTGTAGATCGGCCCTCCATTGAAGCCCTCCGGCTGTTAGTGCATGATCCCGAAGGTCTCGATGGGATTATTGTTCCTGAGCTCTTTCGTGACCCGAGGTATCGAGAGATGGTAGAGGTCATCAGTGGCGCGCACTCGTTGCATGAGGCGCAACAACGCCTTCAGGATCGAGGATCAGAGACCCTACTGCAGCTGTTCTTCCGACTTGCGAGCGAGCAGTCGGAGACCGAGGAGAGCGCTGACGTGATCGCGACACTGGTGTTGCGCGAGTCAAAGCTTGAACTGGCGAAAGTCACCAGGGCAGCACACGTATCGGCATCGAGCCTGAATCTGTTGATCGCAGAGGTTCCACGCATCCGGCTGCTCATCGAGGAGCTGCAGGGTGATCGATCACGCATGGAGCCCTGTGGATCCCTGATCAGCTGGCTGGTCGATCGGCGATCTGGTCCGCTGGTCGATGGTGCTGGCGCTGGCGCAGATAACGCTTTGTTGCCAGCGTCGAGTTAAAGTGAGCGATGAGTGAGTGACGAATCGCGACACGAGAAGCCCGTCGATCGAACGAATTCGACGTCCTCCCAGGCCCCTGCCGCTCCTCCAGCACTCGAAGGCGAGACCCTGGTCGGTGAGCCTGAGGAGGGGATGGCGGGGTTGGGCCCGCAATTCGCTGGGCCGCGACCCAACGACCATTCGATTGCGGCGGCCGAAGACCAAGAGGCTATGAGGGTGCGGGTGTCTATGGATGACAAGCCATTGTCGTCAGAGGCGATAAGGCGGGATCGGGCCGTTAGACACAGTAGCGCCGATGCTGATGCAGCGAGCCCAAGTCACCAGGAGGCAGCGGCTCGTCTGGCTATGTCTCAACGATCCATAGGTGGTGCTACAAAACCCAAGAAGCATCCCTCGTCCCCGGCACGGGCTGATGCAAGACCTGGGACCTTGGACCTCGACGGCGCTGAGAGATTTCTTGCCAGCCTTGATCGTCAGGCCATGCTGACAAGGGAGGGCGAGGTTACCCTCAGTGGCATCGTCCAAGAGCTCCAAGCCAGAGATAGCCGATCTCCTCGTGAGGATCGTTTGTTGATCGAGGCCAAGGAGCGCTTTGTCGCAGCCAACCTCCGGCTGGTTGTCTCTATTGCCAAGCGGAGTCATAGCGGCATCGTGCCGCTTGAGGACCTGATTCAGGAGGGCAACATTGGTCTTATGCGCGCGGTCGAGCTCTACGATGGGCGCAAGGGATTTCGCTTCTCGACCTATGCCACATGGTGGATCCGCCAGGCTATCTCACAGGCGATCGGTGAGTTCCGAAGCGAGATAAGCCTGCCACGCTCCTTGCAACAGGAGTTCCAGCGGATACAGCAGACACGACTCGACCTTCAGCAGAAGTTTGGGCGCGAGCCGCGGCTCGACGAGGTGGCAAGTGCTTGCGGAATCGAGCTCTTTCGCGTCGAGGAGGTACTGCAGTATGCCCAGTCGGTGCTCTCACTCGAGGCAAGCCCCGTGTCCGAGGGTGGTTCGGATGCGGTCCTTGGTGATGCGGTGGCCGACGAGTCAAGTCCACCGATCGAGGGTACCGTCGTGTCGCAAGATCTTGGCCGAGTGGTTGAGTTGGTGCTTGATTTGCTTGAGGAGCGAGAACGGGCAATTCTCATCTACCGTTTTGGCCTCAGTGGGGAGGAGCCACACTCGATTGAGCAGGCGTCCGAACGCTTTGGGGTGTCGCGAGAGAGAATCCGTCAGGTCGAGGCACGTGCGATTTCTCGACTGCGCCGTGACCAGTCAGCACAGGCCCTCAAAGAAATCATCCAGGATGGCTAGGAGGACGAGCGCACATGACCGGTTGGCTAGGGTGGCCTGCTAGATTGTGAAGTCTATTCCGGGGTAGCTCAATCGGCAGAGCACGCGGCTGTTAACCGTGCGGTTGAGAGTTCGAGTCTCTCCCCCGGAGCTCGGGGCCCGTAGCTCAGCGGTTAGAGCAGGGGACTCATAATCCCTTGGTCGTGGGTTCGAATCCCACCGGGCCCACCAGGTCAGAGGCTATATGCCTTACTTGTGATAAGATAAACCCAACAAAAAACCCAACAAGGGGTTTGAAGTTGGAGGAATCGATGGCAGGAAGCATGCGGCTGGTGGCCCAGCCGGACACCTGGGAGCTTCGGGTGTTCGTGGGTCGAGACAGCCTGGGGAAAGTCAAGCATCGCTACGTTCGCTTCCGCGGTACGAAGCGCCAGGCCGAACGGGAGCTCGCTCGACTGGTCTC includes these proteins:
- the ppdK gene encoding pyruvate, phosphate dikinase, with amino-acid sequence MQFVFSFDYPHEVAPMNLKHLLGGKGANLAEMTSVLGLPVPYGFTISTDACRAYIDGGWPDGLSAEVDAALARLEERMGKRLGDPSDPLLVSVRSGAQFSMPGMMDTVLNLGLNDGSVAGLAAQTDDPRFAYDSYRRFIAMYARIVQGIDSPEFDRLLDAAKERAGVESDGDVPAELLRDLVGAYKELVAHETGQPFPQDPRVQIYGAIEAVFGSWNGPRAIAYREREGIDHRLGTAVNVQAMVFGNRDNNSGTGVGFTRDPATGQQGVYGDFLVNAQGEDVVAGVRITEPLADLEGHFPAVFHELMEIFERLELHYRDMCDVEFTVEQGKLWMLQTRVGKRTGMAALRMAVAMTNEGDIKLSREEALLRVSPDHLDQLLHPQFATSKYDVITTGLGASPGAAVGKVYFTSDDAVLAHERGEDVILVRKETSPDDIHGMLASNGILTSRGGLVSHAAVVARGWGKPAVVGADQLVFENDTVSIGDLVIREGDEISIDGTAGTVALGRLPLQVAEPPQELELLLQWADELADGHMTVRANADSGPDAAIARRFGAQGIGLCRTEHMFLAEDRLPIVRRMILADTPENETRALEELRVAQRADFLQILEAMDGLPVTVRLLDPPLHEFLPDIDALLIKESKGSLTAEDEKMLEAAKTWREFNPMLGVRGVRLGVLKPGLYTMQVRALLEAAMERKRAGGSPHVEVMIPLTISKQELAYAHAWAEEALAELGADDDLDVLFGTMIETPRAALMAMEIAEIAEFFSFGTNDLTQLTYGFSRDDVESKLMPIYLAQGLLPSNPFKVVDAEGVVELMNIAVKRARSTRPDIKLGVCGEHGGDAESIASFVKLGLDYVSCSPYRVPIARLAVAQSLIREGASL
- the dnaG gene encoding DNA primase, yielding MGYSELDIRRVLDATDIVALVGSTVALKRVGRRYVGLCPFHQEHTGSFSVNGEDGVYYCFGCHAKGDAITFVRETQGVDFVEALEYLADRAHVVIEATQGAPADRNLKTRLFNGYERLAQWYQAQLLDPLRGEDARTYLSERGIGAEAIRAFGLGLSPSRVQLPIARLGIEPDDWEEGGFGYRDQHGSLVDHMRARITFPIRDTTGRVVGFGGRILPQELERLDGKAAKYKNSSESPIYRKRRTLYNLDRARNAIVDRGVVIVCEGYTDVIALDGIGIANVIATCGTAFSEEHLDVVRRFARRIILFFDADAAGQSATERLWAEEESRGVIFDVATLPDGLDPADAALRDPELVYEALRCAIPIMRFRLERLLGRGDLGSVEDRSRVAREALAMVERHPNHLIRGEYVAMIADGTGFSVSELVAQLPKDSRPRALVESADEAVVVDRPSIEALRLLVHDPEGLDGIIVPELFRDPRYREMVEVISGAHSLHEAQQRLQDRGSETLLQLFFRLASEQSETEESADVIATLVLRESKLELAKVTRAAHVSASSLNLLIAEVPRIRLLIEELQGDRSRMEPCGSLISWLVDRRSGPLVDGAGAGADNALLPASS
- a CDS encoding sigma-70 family RNA polymerase sigma factor; its protein translation is MSDESRHEKPVDRTNSTSSQAPAAPPALEGETLVGEPEEGMAGLGPQFAGPRPNDHSIAAAEDQEAMRVRVSMDDKPLSSEAIRRDRAVRHSSADADAASPSHQEAAARLAMSQRSIGGATKPKKHPSSPARADARPGTLDLDGAERFLASLDRQAMLTREGEVTLSGIVQELQARDSRSPREDRLLIEAKERFVAANLRLVVSIAKRSHSGIVPLEDLIQEGNIGLMRAVELYDGRKGFRFSTYATWWIRQAISQAIGEFRSEISLPRSLQQEFQRIQQTRLDLQQKFGREPRLDEVASACGIELFRVEEVLQYAQSVLSLEASPVSEGGSDAVLGDAVADESSPPIEGTVVSQDLGRVVELVLDLLEERERAILIYRFGLSGEEPHSIEQASERFGVSRERIRQVEARAISRLRRDQSAQALKEIIQDG